The following nucleotide sequence is from Euleptes europaea isolate rEulEur1 chromosome 3, rEulEur1.hap1, whole genome shotgun sequence.
ACAAAAGCTCTTGGCATTCTGCCGAGGGAGCTTGCCCTCCGCGAGAGCGGCATCTGGTTTGAACGCCACGGTTTTGCTCGCGCTGGGGAACGGATCAGGCTCGCGCTTTAAGATGTCGTGAATGTTTCGGTAGCCATTCAACAGGGCCGGCGGCTCTTTGGGTCTTTCATCCTTTGGTGTGGGAACGCTTGGAGATTTCTCTGGGTGAGACTTAGCCTGAACCAGAGTTTCTTCGGCGAGGCCGGGTTTACTCAACGTGTCATTCCTCGCTTGCTCCGAAGACAAGTCCCGTAAAGACGAACTTCTACTGGGACCTGAGAACTCGTGTTTCTGAAGTCTCTCTTCCAGCTCACTGATCACCAAGACTGAACCGTTGACGTTGGCTAACACCTGGGCTTTGAGTTCCTGGACGTTGACTGCGGCCCTAGAGATAGTCTTGTTGAACTCTCTTTCGCTCAGGTTGGTGATGCTGATGTTGCTGGGAAACCTCTGGGGCTTGGGCAGGGTCGGAGGGGGAACGGACGACTTGAAGGGCGTGAATCGCCCTCCGTTCCGCTTCGGCGAAGAAGCGGGCGTCCTCCGCTCTACGGATTTCTTCTCCTTCGGGGAACCGGGAGAGAAAGGGCCGCCCTCCCCGTGGTTTTCAGACATTCTCTGAGCAATCACAAGCGGGGTGGGGACGGAACGAAGCAGTCTAGGGTGCTGCGCGGGGACCGAAGTAGGATACCCCTCGTAGATGGGCAATGGAGGCGCTGACGGGAGAGCTGGAGAAGGGACAACAGAAGGGACAACAGCATCAGCGCAGACGTTTCCATCAGGGGCACTGTTGACCTCCAGCTGATGTTTATCTAGTTTGCAAACCTCCTCCGAGTCTGGatagggagaaaaaaaagagacaatggtcatttatgcatgggaattttacctggggttcgttgctcgctggacccacactttcctgttgggaatctacgcaCTGaaagtcttcaagctcaaatcaagtccccgcccctttaaatgctgctttgtaactggcttacttgtagggcttaatgtgagagaaaatccccccctccaactcaattgccacataaaaaagcatttcaagaacaacaaaaagaaggagcaatctgaaaagaaggggtgggagagaaatccaactctcggttttaaaaacatttttttctgctcagaaagagctctgaggaagcaggaagtatttgaatcctcgcctctggacatgctgctttgtaactggctgtgagagaaaccaagcttgtgtgtcccgcactttgccttgtgcatgggggtttcacccaggctgagctctgaacttttatgggggggggggcatgctgaaATATAGGACAACCGAAAGATACCAAAAACCTCCACCCAAAACAGCTCTGTGAGGACTGAGTAGCAGAGCAGCTGACGGTCAGGACTGATTCATATATGAAGGAGAATGGGGGTGGCAGAACGGACTGCACCACTTGAGACTTTGGGTGGACAATTCCACCACCAAATGTCCctctggatgatgatgatgaagaagaagatgaaaaagAACATGAAGACGAagatgaaaaagagttggtttttatgtatgccgactttctctaccacttaaggaagaatcaagtcggcttacaatcacccctccccacaacagacaccgtgtgaggtaggtggggctgagagaatgtgactggctcaaggtcacccagctggctacatgtgtaggcgtggagaaaccaacccggttcaccagattagcctccgctgctcatgtggaggagtggggaatcaaacccggttctccagattagagtccgccactccaaacaactgctcttaaccactataccacactgatctccaggaaagtGGAAAACAAGCCCATCAGGCTCTAGCCCCATCCTTGCTTTTTgtgctggttttcttttttcccttttttttttgcagggagtttttcacAAAGTATTCCAAACTTGGACCCCTTCAAGCTCCCTCAGCAGCCCGAAGGGGTCCAGTCCCTTCCCCCGCCTCATTCTCCTGGATGCGTGAAACAGGCCTGAGTCAAAGAAAGAAGAGGGGCTAGGGTAGAGCAGACAACTCAAGTACCCAAGAGCTGAAAaccagagtccagtatcaccttagactATCAAAGTGTATCCCAACGTTTGCTTTCATGAAtcggagctcacttcatcagatacagtcTGTGCTCCCATTAGGCAGATACACGCAATGGATGAATGCTTCACACACCTGATGAAgcgagctctgactcacgaaagctgattCTGGAATAAATTATGTACGTCTTTAAGGTGCAAGGTGCCgcaggactcctgttttattttgccgcCACAGACGAGCCCCACTACCCATCTGGAATATCCCCCCTTCCCATGATTCCTGGCGAGCACCCAACTTGTTATCTGTATTTGGGAGGTCAGGGAtcgaaggggggagggggagggggggggagagagagagagaatggcctTTTACACAAGGAATTTTTTCccgtggtccccccccccccgcttcgggGGTTCCCTTTgaatatgcatgccttttctgatcgtcagaggtcgtctcactctccctgcgcgcttctgtgcgttttgcccgcatttgccaaattctggctaaaatggcatctggaaaacgcgggcaaaatgtgcggggagagcgaggcgacctctgacggttggaaaaggcatgcataatcaaacggaggccctgaagcagtcggcggggacgACTGCGAGGGTAACAGCTCCGCATAAAAGGCCAACGACTGGCCTACAGCCACCCAATGACTTTGCCGCCAAGTCATGACTTAAACCCGCGACCTCCCCAGTCGCAGGTCACCCTCTTAGCTACTCGGCTGCCCCCAACTTACCTGCTTCTGTGTGTCGACTGCAAATAACGTCTTGACTGCTGTTCTCAGGCACTGACCGGACCAAGTCTATGATCTCTTCTGGCTCCGAAGGGCTGGGTGCGTTTTCTTGCGTTGTCCTTGGAGAGTGAAGGCGAAGAGCTTGTTCCTCCAAGTCATCCTCCAGAGCATCAATCGTTTCTTCAAAGAACAGGAGGACATCTTTTTCCTCGTGACTGAGGTATCTCAGGGTCTCATCGTCCTCCTAAGATTTTAACAACAAACAGAGAGAGCATGTTTGGATATCGAGGAGGTTAAGACGTGTCACCCCCCTTCCAATGTTTGCAGTCAGCCCTTGAAGAAATGGACACGGTGGTGCCAGCTGGAATGCAAACAggcataagaagagcctgctggatcacaccagcagtccatctagtccagcatcctttctcacagaCAAAAACCTGGGCTTGTCCAAAAGCAAAGACAGAGGAGGGAACTGGGAACATCTGAACCAGACCCtattgagatcaggctagccggggccatccattATAAGCTGAAAATCCAAGACACTCAAACGAAACCCCGCAGATGGATCGACCCTCTCACCTCTCAGAGGCACATCAAAAATGCTGTAAATCTTAAGCGAGGGACGTGCTTTTCGAACTCGGCTCTCGGTCCCTCACACTCAccacctcccctctcccaccggCTCCACTGCCAGGATTCTCTGCCCCTCTTTTCAGAGAGCCCTCCATCAccaggtgtgttttttaaaattaaatatttcattGTTTTTGAAACACAAATACAACACAAACACAAATATATCACACACATGACTTACAGTCCTCTTACAATACTTCTTGCTAGGAACAAGAGCTCCTTCCAATGTCGAATATAGGCAGAGCTGTttcttactgtgtgtgtgtgtgtgtgtgtgttaagtgccgtcaagtcgcttccgactcatggcgaccctatgaacgaaagtcttccaaaatgtcctatctttgacagccttgctcagatcctgcaaattgaaggctgtggcttcctttattgagtcaatccatctcttgttgggtttcttACTATATAGTCTAATATTACTCTTTTAATACTTTCCTTTAATGCTTTCTTTGATTAATCACTGATTTAAGCCTATTAGTCTGCAATCTTTATCCAGTCTATATATTTCTAAgcttattaaatttatttatacCTTTTATTGATGCCTTCACATTTTCGTTTTCTAGATATTAATTCTACACCCTCCAATCAACGCTTCTTGGTTATTAATAACAATACTCTGCAATTCTTATTACCTACTAAGAGACCATATTTCTATTGTATCATCAATCCATTAATATCtactcatagagctggaagggcccATAGAgcccatctactccaaccccctgctcaatgcaggatcagcctagagcatccctgacaggtgtttgtccagctgctgcttaaagactgccagtgcgggggagaccaccacctccctagggagctgattccactgtccaacaactcttactgtaaaaaatcttTCCCtactatccagccggtacctttctgctcacagtttaaacccattattgtgggtcccatcctctgctgccaacaggaacagctccctgccctcctctaagtgacagcccttcaagagagTAAtcctgtccctcctcaacctcctcttctccagactgaacattcccaggtccctcagcctctCCTTGAAGGGCTTGGACTCCGGGGCCctggtcattagggttgccaggtccctcttcaccactggcaggaggttttgggggcgtagcctgaggaaggcagggtttggggaggggcttccatgccatagagtccaattgccaaagcggccgttttctccaggtgaactgctctctatcggctggagatcagttgtaatagcaggagatctccagctagtacctggaggttgccaaccttactgatcatcctcatcgctctcctatGCACCCTGGGTTCTGTCCCTGGCAACATACAGGAAcagatatacatttttaaaaaaaatacctgccTTGAACGCCTGCAGCGTACCGATTCATCGCAACGTAGTAAATCACACACCTACCCCAACCTTCCAGACTTGGCAGCTAAACTGCGGGTGTACAGTTTTCCATGAATACTACCCTCCTCCCCCCAGGCTCTCATAAAACAATACCGAAAACAAATATAAAGCCACACAAGTCTCACCACAAACCCAACTAGGCTATTCTATGTCACACAAAACATGTAAATCAGGTCTGGAGAAATTTCCAACTCTATCAATTTATTTTTATCCACACGTTCCAGCAAGGAGTTCACAGCAGGATGCCTGGTTCCCCAATTTTGTCCTTgcggcaaccctaagaacataagaaaaccgtgctggatcagacccaggcccatcaagaccagcaatatattcacacagtggccaaccaggtgcctctaggaagcccccaaacaagatgactgtggcaggattatcctgtctgtgttctacagcacctaatataataggcatgctcctctgatcctggagagaacataagaacataaggaaagccctgctggatcagaccaaggcccatcaagtccagcagtctgttcacaccgtggccaaccaggtgcctccaggaagcccacaaacaagacaactgcagcagcattgtcccacctgtgttctacagcatcgaatataattggcatgctcctcagctactagagagaatgggtatgcatcatgactagcattcattttgattagGAGCCATTGATTaggagccctctcctccatgaacatgtccactcccctcttaaagcattccaagttggcagccatcaccacatcctggggcagggagttccaccatttaactatgcgttgtgtgaaccctgtgaggtaggggcaAGCTAAGAGAAACGGCATACCGCTGGATCGAgggggagtggggatttgaacccaggtccttcTTGGACACTACTAACCACAATGGCCTGACATGTTTTACCACCAACATCCAAACAAAAGACCAGGTTCCAATGGAATGGGAAACTGTGGCTCGCCACCAGATGAACCAGTTTTAAAGAAACTTTTAGCCTGCTCATGTgaacgcttagggttgccaactgagttgggaaattcctggcaatttggggggcggagccttggcaaggcggggtttggggaggggatgaacctcagcagggcataatgccccagagtccaccctccatgttctccaggggatccGATCTCTGTTGATCTCCATTCCATCTGATTAGGAGAAGCAAGACTGAATCCTCGGAGGTCTATCTGCAGATGTATCCATCCATTTCATGGTTGGAGGTTTCATATTTCGTGTGAATTAACAACGGACAAGCTGAAGAAGGATCTTCGAAACGCACTTAATTATCTAGAATTCGCGTTCCTTCTCCATTGGACCTCATGCTctataccactggttcccaaccaggggtccatggacccccaggggtccgcgaaaactaaattaaggtccgcgaaacaaagttataaacccataattaatattttcaattaaaagttctctattataaaaatatacattcaaatattattctaagtttaatgtttaactaacagttatgattaaagtttattttcaaattctcagaatttttattttaaaccttggggtccctgcaccgaacaaaaaagtcctagtggtccctggtcaaaaaaaggttgggaaccactgctctatacggACTGTGCGCTTCTACTTTGTGATGTACACATGTTGTGAATTGGACTTCTTGTCTTCTATTGTTAGATTTGTGCTATTCATGGCACCTGTATATACCGCTGGCTTGCACACTTGATTGTTTTTTGCGTTTATACATGTGGACTCCTACCTGGCggtcggcaaccctaagaatgccACTCCTCTCATCCACCCCGAATAATTGTTTTCTTCTGCTCCAGGAAGAGGACAATTAGTCGCCTCCAAACTGGCCAGAAGTGCGCTGCGCTCTTCCCTAGGTCTGAAATTAAACCTGGGTTTGGAACACAGCCAGCTTGCAGGGTAACACCGGCAGCCAGGGGAGAACAACAAATTAAAACGTGCCCCAAACGCAGACGACTTTCATTAACCGGACCAGCGCGAGAGGAGGACGTTTTTGTGCCCCAGGATCCTCTTGGCTCATTCCTTGAGCAACAAGCTGCGGTTTGTCATTATGCCTGAACGACCCTAGTGCGTTCAGGATGGCacaattttcatttatttcctttttaatttattttcagatttctagcccgccctccccggccaaagccaggctcgggAGGGGGGGTTACAACATGTAAAATTTTACATCAATAATATTAAAAACTTAAggcaataaaacccaattaaaattcAACAAAGTCCCAAGATGGTGCTCGATATCAACTCACACTGGCCAAGCAAACAGGCAGGCGTCCCCCACCCCAGATCAAACTGTCAAAATACATAAGGTAGGAAGGTAGGGGTAGGAAGGACAGCAATTATAGTATCTGCAGCTGCCTTCAGCGATAGACCTGGcgggaaagctctgtcttgcaggccctgcggaaatccTTAAGGTGAAATGAAGGGCTTCGCTTTGCGCTCTTGCCAGTTTAGATAATGTGGGGGAAATGGTTTCCCCAGCTCAACAGCGGTCTCTTCcactggaagaagagttggtttttatatgttgactttctgtaccacttaagggagactcaaaccggcttacaatcaccttcccttcccctccccgcaacagacactttgtgaggtaggtggggctgagagatctctaacagagctgtaacttgtccaagttcagccagctggctttgtgtgtaggcgtggggaaacaaatccagttcaccagattagcctccgccactcatggggaggagtggggaatcaaacccagttctccagatcagattccactgctccaaaccaccgctcttaaccaccacaccacactggtgatctcctgctattagaactccTGCCATTagaactcctgctattagaactgatctccagctgatagagatcacttcccctgtagaaaacggccgctttggcaattggactctacggcaattggactctacggctaTTAGAACTCCTGAtattagaactgatcttcagctgatagagatcacttcccctggagaaaacggctgctttggcaattggactctacggcaattggactctacagcaattggactctatggcaattggactctacggctaTTAGAACCTCTATTAGaattgacctccagctgatagagatcacttcccctgcagaaaacggtcgctttggcaactggactcgatggcaataggactctacggCTATTAGAACTCCTaatattagaactgatctccagctgatagagatcacttcccctgtagaaaacggccgctttggcaattggactctacggcaattggactctacggctaTTAGAACTCCTGAtattagaactgatcttcagctgatagagatcacttcccctggagaaaacggctgctctggcaattggactcta
It contains:
- the PROSER2 gene encoding proline and serine-rich protein 2, with the protein product MPRNMMSDFSGMVCELPPKCQFGNFGKSSSQLENGKGRSRHRSSNLEDDETLRYLSHEEKDVLLFFEETIDALEDDLEEQALRLHSPRTTQENAPSPSEPEEIIDLVRSVPENSSQDVICSRHTEADSEEVCKLDKHQLEVNSAPDGNVCADAVVPSVVPSPALPSAPPLPIYEGYPTSVPAQHPRLLRSVPTPLVIAQRMSENHGEGGPFSPGSPKEKKSVERRTPASSPKRNGGRFTPFKSSVPPPTLPKPQRFPSNISITNLSEREFNKTISRAAVNVQELKAQVLANVNGSVLVISELEERLQKHEFSGPSRSSSLRDLSSEQARNDTLSKPGLAEETLVQAKSHPEKSPSVPTPKDERPKEPPALLNGYRNIHDILKREPDPFPSASKTVAFKPDAALAEGKLPRQNAKSFCDHRQPDIALEVRKRSGSLPRPSGLRPQGVTVQFSGRGSTEEARREALRKLGLLKD